The Geobacter sp. AOG2 genome includes a window with the following:
- a CDS encoding pyruvate carboxylase, with protein MQKQKFRKVMAANRGEIAIRIFRACTELGISTVAIYSEEDKLSLHRYKADEAYLVGKGKAPIDAYLGIDEIIALALKADVDAIHPGYGFLAENAEFAEKCEANGIAFIGPTAEMQRALGDKVAARKVAFAAGVPTVPGTEDPIEKEEEALRFAKEHGYPIIIKAAAGGGGRGMRVAHNKKELLEGLVTAGSEAKAAFGNPAVFLERYLANPKHIEVQVLGDNFGNLVHFYERDCSIQRRHQKVVEFAPSLSLSQKTREELCDAALKIAGQVKYRNAGTVEFLLDQEGNWYFIEMNPRIQVEHTVTEMITGRNLVQDQILIACGHKLSDPEINISSQSAIDMRGYAIQCRITTEDPANNFAPDFGTLTTYRSAAGCGVRLDAGNAFTGAKITPHYDSLLVKISSWGLTFQAAAHIMNRALQEFRVRGVKTNIGFLENVVTHPVFLKGGCDTSFIEKHPELLKVREKKDRASKVLKFLGDVVVNGSPGIVKPLKSADLLEAQVPETDVTKPRPAGSRDLFMKLGAEGLSKWILEQNKLLLTDTTMRDAHQSNLATRVRTYDLLRIAEPTSHLGADLFSLECWGGATFDVSMRFLREDPWQRLHKLSEQIPNILFQMLLRGSNAVGYTNYPDNVVQKFVEEAANSGIDIFRVFDSLNWTTGMQVAMEAVRKTGKICEAAICYTGDITDPKRDKYPLEYYVNMAKELEKMGAHILAIKDMAGLLKPLAAYKLVKALKENVGIPVHLHTHDTSSNGSATLLKASEAGVDIVDAALSSLSGLTAQPNLNALVAALEGSERDPKVNARGLQRLANYWETVRDYYAPFESGLKSGTAEVYHHEIPGGQYSNYKPQVAGLGLLERWDECKEMYHKVNLLFGDIVKVTPSSKVVGDMAMFLVKNNLEPQDVFTKGDELAFPESVVGMFKGMLGQPYQGWPQELQKIILKGEQPITCRPGELLEPVDFEEERLKLEEKLEHAVSDKALVSNILYPHVYPEFDRHRQEYSDTSVIPTPIFFYGLEPGQETSIEIEPGKTLIIKLNAVGRVQADGTRTVYFELNGNNRSVVIRDQSVKSDETVREKADKGNPNHLGAPMPGKVLKVNVKAGDLVRAGDVLMVTEAMKMETNIKAKADAKVAEVKFKEGEKVEKEDLIIVMG; from the coding sequence ATGCAGAAACAGAAGTTTCGCAAGGTTATGGCCGCGAACCGCGGCGAGATCGCTATCCGCATCTTTCGGGCCTGTACCGAGCTGGGTATCAGCACGGTAGCCATTTATTCGGAAGAGGACAAGCTGTCGCTCCACCGCTACAAGGCCGACGAGGCCTATTTGGTGGGCAAGGGTAAGGCCCCAATCGACGCCTACCTGGGGATTGACGAAATAATCGCCTTGGCCCTTAAGGCCGACGTGGATGCCATTCATCCCGGTTACGGCTTCCTGGCGGAGAACGCAGAGTTTGCTGAAAAGTGCGAGGCCAACGGGATCGCCTTTATTGGTCCCACCGCCGAGATGCAGCGCGCCTTGGGAGACAAGGTGGCGGCCCGCAAAGTGGCGTTCGCTGCGGGGGTCCCCACCGTTCCCGGGACCGAGGACCCCATCGAAAAAGAGGAGGAGGCCCTCAGGTTCGCCAAGGAACACGGCTACCCGATCATCATCAAAGCCGCTGCGGGCGGCGGCGGCCGCGGTATGCGCGTGGCCCACAACAAAAAGGAGTTGCTGGAGGGGCTGGTGACTGCCGGCAGCGAGGCCAAGGCGGCCTTCGGTAATCCGGCCGTCTTCCTGGAACGCTACCTGGCCAATCCAAAGCATATCGAGGTGCAGGTACTGGGGGATAATTTCGGCAATTTGGTGCACTTCTATGAACGTGACTGTTCGATCCAGCGCCGCCATCAGAAGGTGGTGGAGTTCGCACCTTCCCTCTCCCTGTCCCAGAAGACCCGCGAGGAGTTGTGCGATGCGGCCCTCAAGATAGCCGGCCAGGTCAAATACCGCAATGCCGGGACCGTGGAATTTTTGCTGGACCAGGAGGGGAATTGGTACTTTATCGAGATGAACCCCCGCATTCAGGTGGAACACACGGTAACCGAGATGATTACCGGCCGCAATCTGGTGCAGGACCAGATCCTGATCGCTTGCGGCCACAAATTGTCCGACCCGGAGATCAATATTTCCAGCCAGAGTGCCATAGACATGCGCGGCTACGCCATCCAGTGCCGCATCACCACCGAAGACCCGGCCAACAACTTTGCCCCGGACTTCGGGACCCTGACCACCTACCGCTCGGCGGCCGGTTGCGGGGTACGGTTGGATGCCGGCAACGCCTTTACTGGCGCGAAGATCACCCCCCACTACGATTCCCTATTGGTCAAGATCAGTTCCTGGGGACTGACTTTCCAGGCTGCGGCCCATATCATGAACCGCGCGCTGCAAGAGTTCCGCGTGCGCGGCGTCAAGACCAACATCGGTTTTCTGGAGAATGTAGTCACCCATCCGGTCTTTCTCAAAGGTGGGTGTGACACCTCGTTCATTGAGAAACACCCTGAACTGCTCAAGGTCCGCGAGAAAAAGGACCGCGCCAGCAAGGTGCTCAAATTTCTCGGAGATGTGGTCGTCAACGGCTCGCCCGGTATCGTAAAACCGCTCAAATCAGCCGATCTGCTGGAGGCCCAGGTGCCGGAAACCGACGTGACCAAACCTCGCCCGGCCGGTTCCCGTGATTTGTTCATGAAGCTGGGGGCCGAAGGGCTTTCCAAATGGATCCTGGAGCAGAACAAACTGCTTCTGACCGACACGACCATGCGCGACGCCCACCAGTCCAACCTGGCCACCCGAGTGCGCACCTACGACTTGCTCAGGATTGCCGAGCCGACCTCCCACCTTGGGGCCGACCTGTTCTCTCTCGAATGCTGGGGCGGCGCCACCTTCGACGTCTCCATGCGCTTTCTGAGGGAAGACCCCTGGCAGCGGTTACACAAGCTCTCCGAACAGATTCCTAACATCCTGTTTCAGATGCTTCTGCGCGGCTCAAACGCCGTGGGCTACACCAACTACCCGGATAATGTGGTGCAGAAGTTTGTGGAAGAGGCCGCCAATTCGGGCATCGATATCTTCCGTGTCTTTGACTCCCTCAACTGGACCACCGGCATGCAGGTAGCCATGGAGGCGGTACGCAAGACCGGCAAGATCTGCGAGGCTGCCATCTGCTACACCGGCGACATCACCGACCCCAAGCGGGACAAGTATCCGCTGGAATACTACGTGAATATGGCCAAAGAGTTGGAAAAGATGGGTGCCCATATCCTGGCCATCAAGGACATGGCCGGCCTGCTCAAGCCGTTGGCCGCCTACAAGTTGGTAAAGGCTCTTAAGGAAAACGTCGGCATCCCGGTCCATCTCCACACCCACGACACTTCCAGCAACGGCAGCGCAACCCTGCTGAAGGCCAGCGAAGCCGGGGTGGACATAGTCGATGCGGCCCTGTCATCGCTTTCGGGGTTAACGGCCCAGCCCAACCTGAATGCCTTGGTGGCGGCTCTGGAAGGGAGCGAGCGGGATCCAAAGGTCAATGCCCGAGGCCTGCAAAGGCTGGCCAACTACTGGGAGACGGTTCGAGACTACTACGCCCCCTTCGAGTCCGGCCTCAAGTCCGGCACAGCCGAGGTCTATCACCACGAGATCCCAGGTGGCCAGTATTCCAACTACAAGCCCCAGGTGGCCGGATTGGGCCTGCTGGAACGCTGGGACGAATGTAAGGAGATGTACCACAAGGTCAACCTCCTGTTCGGCGATATCGTCAAGGTTACCCCCTCCTCCAAGGTGGTCGGCGACATGGCTATGTTTCTGGTCAAAAACAACCTTGAACCGCAGGATGTTTTCACCAAGGGGGATGAACTTGCTTTCCCTGAATCGGTAGTGGGCATGTTCAAGGGAATGCTTGGTCAACCCTACCAAGGGTGGCCGCAGGAGTTACAGAAGATTATTCTGAAGGGTGAACAGCCTATTACCTGTCGTCCCGGCGAGTTGCTGGAACCGGTCGATTTCGAAGAGGAGCGGCTCAAGCTGGAGGAAAAGCTGGAGCATGCGGTCAGCGATAAGGCGCTTGTCTCCAATATCCTGTATCCGCATGTGTATCCCGAATTCGACCGCCACCGCCAGGAATACTCCGATACCTCGGTTATTCCCACGCCGATCTTCTTTTACGGACTGGAACCCGGGCAGGAAACTTCCATCGAGATCGAGCCGGGCAAGACCCTGATCATCAAGCTCAACGCCGTGGGGCGTGTGCAGGCCGATGGCACCCGCACGGTGTACTTCGAACTGAACGGCAACAACCGTTCGGTGGTCATCCGCGATCAATCGGTCAAGAGCGATGAAACCGTACGCGAGAAGGCCGACAAGGGCAATCCCAATCATCTCGGCGCCCCCATGCCGGGCAAAGTGCTTAAGGTCAACGTCAAAGCCGGTGACCTGGTTAGGGCCGGCGATGTACTGATGGTGACCGAGGCCATGAAAATGGAGACCAACATTAAGGCCAAGGCCGACGCCAAGGTGGCTGAAGTGAAGTTCAAAGAAGGGGAAAAGGTGGAGAAGGAAGACCTTATCATCGTCATGGGATAA
- a CDS encoding ADP-ribosylglycohydrolase family protein produces MAAEETFNNRDVSLADRIAGAVWGQFVGDAFCLGSHWVYDLNELDRLFPGGPRGFDPPAEGHYHFGKGPGELTHYGDAALLLLRSLMERDGFDAADFGSRFVAMMECPAYKGYRDHATTGTLANFRAFREAHPDAAYSFQDGADDDQPATISRLAPLAARYFRSSDYLTQVERATRVCQNNERAVAYLKAHAVILRELFSGRPLSEALNKAAEQMETEGYPGAEVSRNIRDACSSRSLPVRTVTARFGQSCPLANSFPAAVHSALHHDNDFSGALKATASAGGDNAGRAAMVGSWLGAFLGVSAIPGEWRKRLKAYVEIENGVGRLMRVE; encoded by the coding sequence ATGGCTGCTGAAGAAACTTTCAACAATCGTGATGTTTCCCTTGCCGACCGCATTGCCGGGGCGGTGTGGGGGCAGTTTGTAGGTGACGCTTTTTGCCTTGGAAGTCATTGGGTCTATGACCTCAATGAATTGGACCGACTCTTTCCTGGCGGGCCGCGAGGTTTTGATCCGCCTGCCGAGGGGCACTACCACTTCGGCAAGGGGCCGGGTGAACTGACCCACTACGGGGATGCCGCGTTGCTTCTGCTACGTTCGTTGATGGAACGGGATGGATTCGACGCCGCCGATTTCGGGAGCCGTTTCGTGGCGATGATGGAATGTCCGGCCTACAAGGGGTACCGTGATCATGCCACTACAGGAACGTTAGCCAACTTTCGAGCATTCCGGGAGGCCCACCCCGATGCGGCCTACAGTTTCCAGGATGGTGCCGACGACGACCAGCCCGCCACCATCAGCCGGTTGGCGCCGCTGGCGGCGCGCTATTTCCGTAGCAGCGATTATCTAACGCAGGTAGAGCGGGCTACGCGGGTCTGTCAGAATAACGAGCGTGCCGTGGCCTATCTCAAGGCCCATGCCGTGATCCTGCGTGAACTGTTTTCAGGCCGCCCCCTGTCGGAGGCACTCAACAAAGCGGCGGAACAGATGGAGACTGAGGGATATCCCGGCGCCGAAGTGAGCCGGAATATCAGGGATGCCTGCTCGTCCCGCAGCCTGCCGGTACGTACGGTAACGGCGAGGTTCGGTCAGTCCTGTCCGCTGGCCAATAGTTTTCCGGCAGCAGTGCACAGCGCCCTGCACCATGACAATGACTTTAGCGGAGCGTTGAAGGCCACGGCATCTGCCGGCGGCGACAACGCTGGGCGGGCGGCCATGGTTGGGTCCTGGCTGGGCGCATTTCTAGGCGTTTCCGCCATCCCCGGCGAATGGAGGAAACGCCTTAAGGCGTATGTCGAGATCGAGAATGGCGTCGGACGTTTAATGAGGGTGGAGTAA
- the glnD gene encoding [protein-PII] uridylyltransferase, translating into MQFFIDPYFPDDIRAVGDAGMAGFEEKRPLYFSGCKNFLGNYREEIKKLHEAGASGNEVTHLICDMMDELNNKLFQSILYDVDGGSMMEHITLVAVGGYGRGELNPNSDIDIMFLHDGSMPVARVEDVAQKLLYFLWDMRLDVGYSVRRIADCVEMAAADSTVKTALIDARYLSGNRQLFDSLSKVIFTQILTKSSDKFIKEKMADMKARREKYGSTVYLLEPNLKEGEGGLRDLQTAMWAARVKYKFTNPKELIIKGILAEEELDTYYAALDYLWRIRNELHYFNGRKNDQLTFDAQVHLARFMGYRDHGRVLAVEDFMRDYYRHANRVEHFASSLVSRCIWRDEGALKILGYFVRRPVGDGCFVLKGELIIPDETVVEKNPVVLMRIFELAQKHGVALNVRVKALVRKNLHLVNDKFRRNRDVNQSFLAILRSPKDVAGTLRSMHHLEFLNHYIPELEHIYCKVQHDIYHIYTVDIHTLFAVEEAEKMLTGQSKEVLPFPCEVASQIGKRELLLLAVLFHDIGKGEGGGHAEKGAAMIPTIARRMGLSREGTERLEFLVRHHLLFAHISQRRDLHDERMVVQFALQMETSENLKMLYLLTIADVRAVGSDVWTNWKALLFQELYEKAFNVLERGNFHLEASSERVKGVIKKVTEQLQDDFPVAAVREELKSMPVRLLLSNDVALISGHARLLLGLETNSLLMKIVHQQESGYSEFTICTHDMPGLFSRITGVMAANGVNILGAQINTSRNGKVLDILQVNSPQGLVITDAQRWQKVQDDMRRALHGEVSVAELVESRQRPSLLTARPIPRFPTRVEIDNEVSEDYTVIDIYTHDKVGLLYLITSTLTHLGLYIGVSKISTKVDQVADVFYVRDIFGQKIVFDEKLEEITSRLIRAIDEWI; encoded by the coding sequence ATGCAATTTTTTATTGATCCATATTTTCCTGATGACATACGCGCAGTTGGCGACGCAGGTATGGCCGGGTTCGAAGAGAAACGGCCGTTGTATTTTTCCGGCTGCAAAAATTTTCTCGGCAACTACCGCGAGGAGATAAAAAAACTGCACGAAGCGGGCGCCTCCGGCAACGAGGTGACCCATTTGATCTGCGATATGATGGACGAGCTTAACAACAAACTTTTCCAGAGTATCCTGTACGACGTTGACGGCGGCAGCATGATGGAGCATATCACCCTGGTTGCTGTGGGGGGGTATGGCCGTGGCGAATTGAATCCCAACTCCGATATCGATATCATGTTTCTTCACGACGGTAGCATGCCGGTGGCACGCGTGGAGGACGTGGCCCAGAAACTTTTGTATTTTCTGTGGGACATGCGCCTGGACGTAGGTTATTCGGTGCGAAGAATCGCCGATTGCGTCGAAATGGCCGCCGCGGACAGTACGGTCAAGACTGCCCTCATCGATGCCCGCTACCTGAGCGGAAACCGGCAGCTTTTTGACTCTCTTTCCAAGGTGATCTTTACCCAGATATTGACCAAGTCCAGCGACAAGTTCATCAAGGAAAAGATGGCCGATATGAAGGCCCGCCGGGAAAAATACGGCTCGACTGTTTACCTTCTTGAACCCAACCTGAAGGAAGGCGAGGGAGGCTTACGCGACCTGCAGACCGCCATGTGGGCGGCGCGCGTCAAGTATAAGTTTACCAACCCCAAGGAGTTGATCATTAAGGGGATATTGGCGGAGGAGGAGTTGGATACCTATTATGCCGCCCTCGACTACCTCTGGCGCATCCGCAATGAATTGCATTATTTCAATGGCCGCAAGAACGACCAGCTCACCTTTGATGCTCAAGTGCATCTGGCCCGTTTCATGGGCTACCGCGACCATGGCAGGGTGCTTGCGGTGGAAGATTTCATGCGGGATTACTACCGTCACGCCAACCGGGTCGAACACTTTGCCTCCAGCTTGGTGTCGCGTTGTATCTGGCGCGATGAGGGGGCCTTGAAGATTCTAGGCTACTTCGTGCGGCGACCGGTGGGAGACGGCTGCTTCGTGCTCAAGGGGGAGTTGATCATCCCCGACGAGACGGTGGTGGAGAAAAACCCGGTTGTTCTGATGCGCATCTTCGAGCTGGCCCAGAAACACGGCGTCGCCCTGAATGTTCGCGTTAAGGCGCTGGTCCGCAAAAACCTGCATCTGGTCAACGACAAGTTCCGCCGCAACCGCGATGTGAACCAATCGTTCCTGGCCATCCTGCGTTCGCCCAAGGATGTGGCCGGAACCTTGCGGAGCATGCACCACCTGGAGTTTCTCAATCATTACATACCCGAGTTGGAGCATATTTACTGCAAGGTGCAGCACGATATCTACCACATCTATACCGTGGATATTCATACCCTGTTTGCCGTGGAGGAGGCCGAAAAGATGCTGACCGGCCAATCAAAGGAGGTACTTCCCTTCCCGTGTGAGGTCGCTTCCCAGATCGGCAAGCGTGAACTGCTGCTCCTGGCAGTCCTGTTTCACGACATCGGTAAGGGGGAGGGGGGTGGCCACGCCGAAAAAGGCGCAGCCATGATCCCCACCATTGCCCGACGCATGGGACTTTCCAGGGAAGGTACCGAACGACTGGAATTCCTGGTGCGACACCACCTGCTGTTCGCCCACATTTCCCAACGTCGCGACCTGCACGACGAACGGATGGTGGTCCAGTTTGCACTCCAGATGGAGACCAGCGAAAACCTTAAGATGCTCTATCTTTTGACCATAGCCGATGTCAGGGCGGTGGGTTCGGACGTATGGACCAATTGGAAGGCGCTTTTGTTTCAGGAGTTGTATGAAAAGGCTTTCAATGTGCTGGAACGAGGCAACTTTCACCTGGAGGCCAGCAGCGAACGGGTCAAAGGTGTCATCAAGAAGGTTACGGAGCAGTTGCAGGACGATTTTCCGGTGGCAGCGGTCCGGGAAGAACTCAAGTCCATGCCGGTCCGTTTGCTGCTCTCCAACGACGTGGCTCTGATCTCCGGTCACGCCCGTCTGCTGCTTGGCCTGGAAACGAACAGCCTCCTCATGAAGATCGTCCACCAGCAGGAGAGCGGCTATTCCGAGTTTACCATCTGTACCCACGACATGCCGGGCTTGTTTTCGCGTATTACCGGCGTCATGGCCGCCAATGGCGTAAACATACTGGGGGCACAGATCAACACCAGTCGTAACGGCAAGGTGTTGGACATACTCCAGGTTAATTCTCCGCAAGGCTTGGTCATCACCGATGCGCAACGCTGGCAAAAGGTTCAGGACGACATGCGTCGGGCCCTCCATGGCGAGGTCAGTGTCGCGGAGCTTGTGGAGAGCCGCCAGCGCCCTTCGCTCCTCACAGCCCGCCCGATCCCGCGTTTCCCGACCCGTGTGGAAATCGACAACGAAGTGTCGGAGGACTATACGGTCATCGATATCTACACCCATGACAAGGTCGGGCTGCTCTATCTGATCACCAGTACCTTGACCCACCTGGGGCTCTACATAGGTGTTTCCAAGATTTCAACCAAGGTTGACCAGGTAGCCGACGTTTTTTACGTACGAGACATCTTCGGGCAGAAGATCGTATTCGACGAGAAGTTGGAAGAGATCACGTCGCGCCTGATACGAGCCATCGACGAATGGATCTGA
- a CDS encoding VF530 family DNA-binding protein translates to MTEERSRDPLHGVTLKMMVTELADHYGWAELGKKIDIRCFTHDPSIGSSLKFLRRTPWARDKVEEMYLRWKLEES, encoded by the coding sequence ATGACGGAAGAAAGATCCAGAGACCCTCTGCACGGCGTCACCTTGAAGATGATGGTAACCGAACTGGCCGATCACTATGGCTGGGCGGAATTGGGAAAAAAGATCGATATCAGGTGTTTTACCCATGACCCGAGCATCGGGTCCAGTTTGAAGTTTCTGCGGAGAACTCCATGGGCCAGGGATAAGGTGGAGGAGATGTATTTGAGGTGGAAACTGGAAGAATCATAG
- the xerD gene encoding site-specific tyrosine recombinase XerD gives MNDYLDLFISYLAVEKGLSANTQDAYSHDLARYLDFLDKEGCTSSDSVKSTDIALFMGRLKDRGIGPRSRARCLSAIRMFHKFLMVENYAATNPTSIIEAPRILHKLPEFLTTQEVDALFAACSGAAAENTRDLAMLELLYATGLRVSELVGLRLREVNLDSGYLMTVGKGNKERLVPIGESACDKVGAYLTVVRAKVDPLGETPFLFLSRLGSGMSRQAFWNIIKKRALLAGIRKNISPHTLRHSFATHLLENGADLRSVQIMLGHADLSTTQIYTHVTRERLKRLHQEIHPRG, from the coding sequence ATGAACGACTACCTCGACCTGTTCATAAGCTATCTGGCTGTGGAAAAGGGGCTCTCGGCCAACACGCAGGATGCCTATAGCCACGACTTGGCCCGCTACCTGGATTTTCTCGACAAAGAAGGGTGCACATCTTCCGATAGCGTGAAGTCCACGGATATTGCACTTTTCATGGGACGGCTGAAAGACCGGGGGATTGGCCCGCGCAGTCGGGCGCGCTGCCTCTCCGCCATCCGCATGTTCCATAAGTTTCTGATGGTGGAAAATTACGCCGCAACCAATCCGACCTCGATAATCGAAGCGCCCCGCATTCTGCACAAGTTGCCAGAGTTCCTCACAACTCAGGAGGTGGATGCCTTGTTCGCCGCCTGTTCCGGGGCGGCGGCCGAAAATACCCGAGACCTGGCCATGCTGGAGTTGCTCTATGCCACCGGCCTGCGGGTCTCGGAACTGGTCGGCCTCAGGCTGCGCGAGGTTAATCTGGACTCCGGCTATCTCATGACTGTGGGAAAAGGCAACAAGGAACGATTGGTGCCCATTGGCGAATCGGCCTGCGACAAGGTTGGGGCATATCTTACTGTCGTCCGCGCCAAAGTCGACCCCTTGGGGGAGACCCCCTTTCTCTTTCTTTCCCGTCTGGGTTCGGGCATGAGCCGCCAGGCGTTCTGGAACATCATCAAAAAACGGGCCTTGCTGGCCGGTATCCGCAAGAACATCTCGCCCCACACCCTGCGACACTCCTTTGCCACCCATCTACTGGAAAACGGCGCTGACCTGCGTAGCGTACAGATCATGTTGGGACACGCCGACCTCTCTACCACCCAAATCTATACCCACGTCACCCGTGAACGACTGAAACGGTTGCACCAAGAGATCCATCCACGGGGGTAA
- a CDS encoding MBL fold metallo-hydrolase, which translates to MKICSLASGSKGNCLYVETGDTRLLIDVGLSLRETLLRMDVCGIDAARVHAVLVSHEHIDHIRSVGAFARKFKVPVVASHLVCKKAEKYLHKTRLIEFEAGCALTFRDTQVDPFPITHDACDPVGFVLESREGRCGSATDLGIVTRLVAEKLRGCRVLNLESNHDVEMLMNGPYPWELKQRIKSRHGHLSNEESLALLFDLAHAGLEALVMAHLSEINNHPDHVVRTTDAFLRDQSVCAPRIVIGDQYKASDVLEV; encoded by the coding sequence GTGAAAATCTGTTCGCTGGCCAGCGGCAGCAAGGGAAACTGTCTGTACGTCGAAACCGGTGACACCCGTCTGCTGATCGATGTGGGTCTGTCGTTGCGTGAGACATTGCTGCGCATGGATGTCTGTGGTATCGACGCGGCACGTGTTCACGCCGTGCTGGTCAGCCACGAGCATATCGACCATATCCGGAGCGTGGGGGCCTTCGCCCGCAAGTTCAAGGTGCCTGTGGTCGCCAGTCATCTGGTGTGCAAAAAAGCGGAGAAATATCTGCATAAGACACGTCTGATCGAGTTCGAAGCCGGCTGCGCCTTGACGTTCCGGGATACTCAGGTAGACCCGTTTCCCATCACCCATGACGCCTGCGACCCGGTCGGTTTTGTTCTGGAGTCGCGGGAGGGTCGTTGCGGCTCGGCCACAGATTTGGGGATCGTCACTCGCCTGGTAGCGGAAAAGTTGCGCGGTTGCCGGGTGCTGAACCTGGAATCGAACCATGACGTGGAGATGCTGATGAACGGCCCCTATCCCTGGGAGCTGAAGCAGCGCATCAAATCGCGTCACGGCCACCTGTCCAATGAGGAATCGTTGGCTCTTTTGTTTGATCTGGCCCACGCCGGGCTGGAGGCGTTGGTCATGGCACACCTGTCCGAGATCAACAACCACCCTGATCACGTGGTTCGCACCACGGATGCCTTTTTGCGTGACCAGAGCGTTTGCGCTCCCCGGATTGTGATCGGTGATCAGTATAAAGCAAGTGATGTTTTGGAAGTTTAA
- the purB gene encoding adenylosuccinate lyase, which produces MIPRYTRPDMARIWEPENRFRIWLEIETLACEAQAELGVIPKEVVPVIREKGNFDIARIDAIEAEVKHDVIAFLTSVSEYVGPEARFIHQGMTSSDVLDTCLSVQLVQAADELLADLDMVLAAIKERALEHKDTVCIGRSHGIHAEPVTFGLKLASWYAEMQRNRRRLAAARENIATGAISGAVGTFANIDPYVEEYVCNKMGLTPEPVSTQVIPRDRHAEYFCVLSLVASSLERIAIEIRHLQRTEVLEAEEFFSKGQKGSSAMPHKRNPILSENLTGQARYIRSMCIPALENVALWHERDISHSSVERYIGPDATVALDFSLRRLSGLIKNLVVYPKNMLDNLNKMKGLVFSQKILLDLTQAGVSREDAYRLVQRNAMKVWEQGKDFQEELLADQDVVGALGEAKIRESFDLNYHLKHVDTIFKRVFGE; this is translated from the coding sequence ATGATTCCACGTTATACCCGCCCCGACATGGCCCGCATCTGGGAACCCGAAAACCGTTTTCGCATCTGGCTTGAGATAGAAACCCTGGCATGTGAAGCCCAAGCCGAACTGGGCGTTATTCCCAAGGAGGTGGTGCCGGTCATCCGTGAAAAAGGGAACTTCGACATAGCCCGAATCGATGCGATCGAGGCCGAGGTAAAGCACGATGTAATCGCATTCCTCACCTCAGTGTCCGAATATGTCGGGCCGGAGGCGCGCTTCATTCACCAGGGGATGACCTCTTCCGACGTGCTGGATACCTGTCTGTCGGTGCAACTTGTTCAGGCCGCCGACGAATTGCTGGCTGATCTGGACATGGTGCTGGCAGCCATCAAGGAACGCGCCCTGGAGCACAAGGATACCGTCTGCATCGGCCGTTCCCACGGCATCCATGCGGAACCGGTTACCTTTGGTCTCAAACTGGCCTCCTGGTATGCCGAGATGCAGCGCAACCGCCGGCGTCTGGCCGCAGCCCGCGAGAATATCGCTACCGGTGCCATATCCGGTGCAGTCGGCACCTTTGCCAACATCGACCCCTATGTGGAAGAGTATGTTTGTAATAAAATGGGGCTCACGCCGGAACCGGTTTCGACCCAGGTTATCCCCCGTGACCGTCATGCCGAGTACTTCTGCGTCCTGTCATTGGTCGCCTCGTCCCTTGAGCGTATCGCCATCGAGATCCGCCACCTGCAGCGTACCGAGGTGTTGGAGGCGGAGGAGTTTTTCAGCAAGGGGCAGAAGGGATCGTCGGCCATGCCCCACAAGCGAAACCCGATCCTTTCGGAAAACCTGACCGGGCAGGCCCGTTATATACGTTCCATGTGTATCCCGGCGTTGGAAAACGTGGCACTGTGGCACGAACGGGACATTTCCCATTCCTCGGTGGAACGCTACATCGGCCCGGACGCCACGGTTGCGCTCGATTTTTCTTTGCGGCGCCTCAGTGGCCTGATCAAGAATCTGGTGGTTTACCCCAAGAATATGCTGGACAACCTGAACAAGATGAAGGGTCTGGTTTTCTCCCAGAAGATTCTTCTCGATCTGACCCAGGCGGGTGTGTCACGCGAGGACGCCTATCGTCTGGTGCAGCGCAACGCCATGAAGGTATGGGAACAAGGCAAGGATTTTCAGGAAGAGTTGCTGGCAGACCAGGATGTGGTCGGCGCCCTGGGCGAGGCCAAGATCCGTGAGTCGTTCGATCTCAACTATCACCTCAAACACGTCGATACCATCTTCAAGCGAGTCTTCGGTGAATAA